The following are encoded in a window of Paenibacillus polymyxa genomic DNA:
- a CDS encoding phage tail tape measure protein produces MPLFLYSGQEKFPEPYEEVSKVADLSKDVVGARISLDTTKILPAFKVIDNGARANAESFKVLNSELGLSEKNFKSLASSADKFALSAEDRRKKILAESEALVKQRTAQAELNTARKNQLEQANKITDEKLRAQQAIVKKREDAIEQQEREHLKRMEALQNKASLAGQRSAKASGAGTDDRTRERVLMEEQSIRMKISQLAEKEAQQARKNAQDYEKFWVNALRAREQKEAQVREKVLQEEQKIRRSLSQTEAQMKQTFNTTPNWISRVGDMATHALVFNTAYAAMHKTQEALKEGLVGIESNMAGYIQTNEHYFLEYNAGTKEMVMNTEKLHDQTTKFIRTAHDLGSEIMDVTESARLWGRMYKDAGVVQEMVRKSTMLSTVDLVSLEDATKSMESTFAQYGVQIKNSNDAMVLGGRVLDSWSKVAHDTMAPAKDLGAAFERTGKIAAETGVSFDFMNGLISAGVRNTALSGENLGNMWKTVLGTIRTDKAVGEIERLGVATKEVVNGSEQWRKAEDILLDLSTKVIDKNYDLTKSYADISRGVYQYAKLAASLNAGDILLGTAASIGSTGSTMEYLKVQMDTIQRKAAQTKASLLEIFNNAGDDGLRRTIKNVLDAIDQLLIGLTKVPSGVFEGTAAIGGLLLAYKALSGPIMNVVAAVKVLTTAKVAETVAVAANTTANEVNIVSSQGATLSTVQRSAATQASTAATAEATIATTAMTRAQALSTVMMAAATAGLTLLAGAIALVIWESGKEEKAARERAQNLKDADSAAQQMISQYQRQIDLLPKLVNAHKSLSDSLKISGTSIERQTQIKKQLEEVTKALIITVGKDGAKQLESANFSEKAVQIQVDALNTLIAKQNEARKNMLTDQQSEINNQLKKNTEELEQTKEKLLKVKDSLASQMGEFFKNVFTGKSLDEASNSVQLLQDEVNGLEKENHKLSASAAEVAVQLGQVAVDAVDQFAGKSGTAAESAKAQAEALADLREQIQGNGTAVSEMNNLLSDLSKGQSLNAAAATDLILKYPQLAAEIYKTSDGWKFEKDAVEVLRKAKIQKAIDDLKSEKASAFNTKVSTDERLKAYSIEAEAIRNLAQLKAALNGVMAQSSLEVAKRQTELNSMTGIRSVLNAPFKNQLDVDKKKLDNKKKLDEIYTEYENQAKSFDTRINALSKLYKDPKFGVSDSSSKEKKGRKGKSDAEKSAEKAAKEAADARKDSYSDDMDNFKYIAERNEWSIDQKIAWYKQLAQRHKQYLLEDKDAMKQWSRDVQKLNDSRFQEDVENLERRTERMRQANKQEIEMVKTSLDFYKKEQSKSYLLPANRREIQKQIYDLSVKYNELRYQNSEKWIDKETSKMEMAGQTQIAILKMEYDAYMRMSKAKERTAEQSFELQQKIYEKRKALEDEFLSDFQKRINYQKSMEAISVSDQLNLWTKMQALYKEGSEQRIEIDVQVHDLKKQLLEDQKKAASEAAKKEKEGLEKTRDEEVKRIEAERDAFIEAQDAKIKAIDDLLAKMQTANEDEDYERAMAEKQARLALLQSAVGPEGIAERKQTEKDIEDLQREHNRTLAKRGLEDQKKKLQDEKTEREKDYNDQIEAAKQHYDQLSEKYDEYSDGVESKAEDLKNTQISKESEKNAEILRQLDQFILDYQMKMAEINATSLSASLDTGSSISEKDSDLARYNSNIDKWYSAGAAEKAKLHEENATLRNKYGIKKDTGKLQKFHSGGVVRGDRGAEVPVIARAGEMYLNDQQQSNLFKIINFKMPALNFSMPDFSMPMASGGSNPQQISNQFVIKSGDTYIEDESAAKVFWSERDNFVRRLQTRGGKS; encoded by the coding sequence ATGCCTCTTTTTCTGTATTCAGGGCAGGAAAAGTTTCCTGAACCCTATGAAGAGGTGAGCAAAGTGGCGGATTTAAGTAAAGATGTAGTAGGTGCGCGTATAAGCTTGGATACCACCAAGATACTACCAGCTTTCAAAGTAATAGACAACGGAGCAAGGGCGAATGCTGAATCCTTTAAAGTTTTAAATTCTGAACTGGGGCTAAGTGAGAAGAATTTTAAATCCTTAGCCAGTAGTGCAGATAAGTTTGCTTTGAGTGCAGAAGACAGACGGAAGAAGATCCTCGCTGAATCCGAAGCTCTTGTTAAGCAACGCACTGCACAAGCAGAATTAAATACTGCTCGGAAGAATCAATTGGAGCAGGCCAATAAGATAACCGACGAGAAGCTTAGAGCACAGCAGGCCATTGTAAAAAAGCGTGAAGACGCAATAGAACAACAGGAACGCGAACACCTGAAGCGTATGGAAGCTTTGCAGAATAAAGCTTCATTGGCGGGTCAGAGATCGGCAAAGGCCTCAGGGGCTGGTACTGACGACAGGACGCGCGAACGTGTCTTAATGGAAGAACAGTCCATACGGATGAAGATATCTCAACTGGCAGAGAAAGAAGCACAGCAGGCACGTAAGAACGCACAAGACTACGAAAAGTTTTGGGTGAATGCATTACGTGCCAGGGAGCAAAAAGAGGCACAAGTCCGTGAGAAAGTACTTCAGGAAGAACAGAAGATCCGGCGCTCTTTAAGCCAAACCGAAGCGCAAATGAAGCAGACTTTTAATACAACTCCTAACTGGATTAGCAGAGTAGGTGATATGGCTACTCATGCGCTTGTATTCAACACGGCATATGCAGCCATGCATAAAACACAGGAAGCACTCAAAGAGGGATTAGTCGGCATTGAGTCCAACATGGCGGGTTATATCCAGACCAATGAGCATTATTTTTTGGAATACAACGCTGGCACGAAAGAGATGGTTATGAACACCGAAAAGCTTCATGACCAAACGACCAAATTTATCCGGACGGCTCATGACCTTGGCTCAGAAATTATGGACGTTACCGAATCAGCACGTCTTTGGGGCCGGATGTATAAGGATGCAGGTGTTGTTCAGGAGATGGTACGTAAGTCAACAATGCTCAGTACCGTTGACCTTGTATCCTTGGAAGATGCGACAAAATCAATGGAGTCTACATTTGCTCAGTATGGCGTGCAAATCAAGAACAGCAATGACGCTATGGTGTTGGGTGGGCGCGTTCTGGACTCTTGGTCCAAAGTTGCCCATGATACGATGGCACCAGCTAAAGACTTGGGAGCAGCCTTCGAGCGTACAGGTAAGATTGCTGCTGAAACAGGCGTAAGTTTTGATTTCATGAACGGTCTTATTTCAGCCGGTGTACGTAACACAGCGCTCTCTGGTGAAAATCTCGGCAACATGTGGAAGACAGTTTTGGGTACGATTCGTACCGACAAGGCTGTGGGAGAAATTGAACGTTTGGGCGTTGCAACCAAAGAAGTTGTTAATGGCTCAGAGCAATGGAGAAAAGCAGAAGATATTTTGTTGGATCTTTCTACCAAAGTAATCGACAAAAACTATGACCTTACAAAGTCTTATGCTGATATCTCACGCGGTGTGTATCAGTATGCCAAATTGGCAGCTTCCCTTAATGCCGGGGATATTTTGCTTGGTACAGCGGCCTCTATAGGCTCAACCGGATCGACAATGGAATACCTGAAGGTTCAAATGGATACCATTCAGCGTAAAGCTGCTCAAACCAAAGCCTCTTTGCTTGAAATATTTAACAATGCAGGCGACGACGGGCTAAGAAGAACGATTAAGAACGTCTTGGACGCGATTGACCAACTGCTTATTGGCCTTACCAAAGTACCGTCGGGAGTGTTTGAGGGTACGGCAGCTATTGGAGGTTTACTTCTAGCTTATAAAGCCCTCAGCGGGCCAATTATGAATGTAGTAGCTGCTGTGAAAGTACTTACAACAGCTAAGGTTGCAGAAACGGTGGCTGTTGCTGCAAACACTACAGCCAACGAAGTGAATATTGTCTCTTCTCAAGGAGCGACATTGTCTACCGTCCAACGTAGCGCAGCAACTCAGGCCTCTACTGCTGCAACAGCAGAGGCAACAATTGCAACTACAGCTATGACTAGGGCGCAAGCGTTATCCACAGTAATGATGGCTGCTGCAACAGCGGGTTTGACTTTGCTGGCTGGGGCAATTGCTCTTGTCATTTGGGAAAGTGGAAAAGAAGAAAAAGCAGCGCGTGAAAGAGCACAAAACTTGAAAGATGCTGATTCGGCTGCTCAACAAATGATAAGTCAGTATCAGCGACAAATCGACTTACTTCCCAAACTCGTTAATGCTCATAAATCGCTTTCTGATTCACTAAAAATTAGCGGTACCTCAATTGAGAGACAAACTCAGATAAAGAAACAACTGGAAGAGGTCACAAAAGCCTTAATTATAACAGTAGGTAAGGATGGGGCTAAACAGCTTGAATCCGCAAACTTTAGTGAAAAGGCTGTACAAATACAGGTTGATGCTTTGAATACACTGATTGCAAAGCAAAATGAAGCACGAAAGAATATGCTTACTGATCAACAAAGCGAGATTAACAATCAGCTGAAAAAGAATACCGAAGAGCTGGAGCAAACAAAAGAGAAACTCCTTAAAGTTAAAGACAGCTTAGCTTCACAAATGGGAGAGTTCTTTAAAAACGTTTTTACCGGAAAGAGTTTGGACGAAGCTTCTAACTCCGTTCAGCTTCTCCAAGACGAAGTAAATGGCTTAGAGAAGGAGAACCATAAACTTTCCGCCTCTGCCGCTGAAGTCGCAGTGCAGCTTGGCCAAGTTGCAGTTGATGCGGTTGATCAATTCGCAGGTAAGTCGGGTACAGCAGCTGAAAGTGCCAAAGCTCAAGCGGAAGCATTAGCAGATTTAAGGGAGCAAATTCAAGGAAATGGCACTGCTGTATCTGAGATGAATAATCTCTTGAGCGACCTTTCAAAAGGACAGTCTCTCAACGCCGCTGCTGCCACGGACCTAATACTAAAATATCCTCAACTGGCAGCAGAAATATATAAGACAAGTGATGGATGGAAATTTGAAAAAGACGCTGTGGAAGTTCTCCGAAAAGCAAAAATTCAGAAAGCAATCGACGATTTGAAATCCGAGAAAGCTTCAGCATTCAACACAAAAGTGTCTACTGATGAACGTTTAAAAGCTTATAGCATTGAAGCAGAAGCTATTAGAAATTTAGCTCAATTAAAAGCTGCTCTCAATGGTGTAATGGCTCAGAGTTCGTTGGAGGTTGCGAAAAGACAAACTGAACTTAATAGCATGACTGGCATTAGATCAGTTTTAAACGCTCCTTTTAAGAATCAACTTGATGTTGATAAGAAAAAACTGGATAACAAAAAAAAGCTTGATGAAATATACACTGAATATGAAAATCAAGCAAAATCCTTTGATACTCGGATTAACGCTTTATCGAAGCTATACAAAGACCCTAAATTTGGAGTTAGCGATTCATCAAGCAAAGAGAAAAAAGGAAGAAAAGGAAAGAGTGATGCAGAAAAATCGGCTGAAAAAGCTGCTAAAGAAGCTGCGGATGCTCGTAAGGATTCCTACAGCGATGATATGGACAACTTCAAATACATCGCAGAACGTAATGAATGGTCTATAGACCAGAAAATAGCTTGGTACAAACAACTGGCTCAACGACATAAGCAGTACCTTTTGGAAGATAAGGATGCAATGAAGCAATGGAGCCGCGATGTTCAGAAACTGAATGATTCAAGATTTCAGGAAGACGTGGAGAATCTTGAGCGAAGAACCGAGCGTATGCGGCAGGCCAACAAACAAGAAATTGAGATGGTAAAAACCAGCTTGGATTTTTACAAGAAGGAACAATCTAAATCTTACTTGCTACCAGCAAATAGGCGTGAAATCCAAAAGCAAATTTATGATCTGTCCGTGAAGTATAACGAGCTTCGATACCAAAACTCGGAAAAATGGATTGATAAAGAAACTTCCAAAATGGAAATGGCGGGGCAAACCCAAATTGCTATCCTCAAAATGGAATATGACGCTTATATGCGTATGAGTAAGGCAAAGGAACGTACCGCCGAACAGAGTTTTGAGTTGCAGCAGAAGATTTACGAGAAACGTAAAGCTCTGGAAGATGAGTTTTTGTCAGACTTCCAAAAAAGAATCAATTACCAGAAGAGTATGGAAGCCATATCTGTTTCCGATCAACTCAATTTATGGACAAAAATGCAGGCTCTTTATAAAGAAGGATCAGAACAACGGATAGAAATTGATGTACAGGTCCATGACTTAAAGAAGCAACTTTTGGAGGATCAGAAGAAGGCTGCTTCTGAAGCTGCCAAGAAGGAAAAGGAAGGGCTTGAAAAGACTCGGGATGAGGAAGTAAAGCGTATTGAGGCGGAACGGGATGCTTTTATTGAGGCTCAGGATGCTAAAATTAAGGCCATAGACGACTTGCTTGCTAAGATGCAGACAGCTAACGAAGACGAGGATTATGAACGTGCAATGGCGGAAAAACAAGCACGCCTTGCCCTGCTACAATCTGCTGTCGGTCCCGAAGGTATTGCTGAACGGAAACAGACTGAAAAAGATATTGAAGATTTGCAGCGGGAACATAACCGGACGCTTGCTAAGCGTGGATTGGAGGATCAGAAGAAGAAGCTCCAAGACGAGAAGACTGAACGGGAAAAGGACTACAATGACCAGATTGAAGCAGCCAAACAACATTATGATCAGCTATCCGAGAAATATGATGAGTATTCAGATGGAGTTGAATCTAAAGCTGAAGATTTGAAAAATACTCAGATTTCAAAGGAATCTGAGAAAAACGCAGAAATATTGCGTCAGTTGGATCAATTCATCTTAGACTATCAAATGAAAATGGCTGAAATCAATGCCACCTCATTGTCTGCATCCTTGGATACAGGTTCCTCAATATCAGAAAAGGACAGCGATTTGGCGCGATACAATTCTAATATTGATAAATGGTATTCGGCAGGCGCTGCTGAGAAGGCCAAACTGCACGAGGAAAATGCCACTCTGCGGAATAAGTATGGTATCAAAAAGGACACAGGAAAGCTTCAAAAATTCCATTCAGGCGGTGTCGTTCGGGGGGATAGGGGCGCGGAAGTTCCGGTCATTGCTCGCGCAGGAGAAATGTACCTGAATGATCAACAGCAGAGCAACTTGTTCAAAATTATCAATTTCAAAATGCCAGCACTTAATTTCTCCATGCCAGACTTTTCTATGCCAATGGCTTCGGGCGGTTCAAATCCGCAGCAAATCAGCAACCAGTTCGTAATAAAATCAGGCGATACTTATATTGAAGACGAATCCGCAGCAAAGGTGTTCTGGAGCGAACGGGACAACTTTGTACGGAGGTTGCAGACAAGGGGAGGTAAGTCTTAA
- a CDS encoding major capsid protein yields the protein MANVLDPYFLTEVVQNIRTDINSFRGAQLLTNGVDFKPELGLTIEYDVTYDDTGMTPATGLNDPSPIHTSPVVKHMNFTNQEWREKSIIDREKIATLRKPGNNLQQQWAEEYMVDQLVNLNMRLETRFEWMRWQSLTGNLIVPATANKPARTIDYGVPATNKPTADVLWSNTATADPLKNLDEWLLLFRGSGARGVKILANKKVDSYMKQNEKIRELIRYTYGKDVVTDGSLSEIVSQNLSGLQYEVYDGGYIDDTGTFYPFIPDNAVIIIGQGMTGSIMDLVTSPNNYEDIFTGHTGKFALTKLIQGDPDQWQVINGATVLPRLKYVNWHIFATVA from the coding sequence ATGGCAAACGTACTTGATCCATATTTCCTTACGGAAGTCGTCCAGAACATTCGGACGGATATTAACAGTTTTCGCGGGGCTCAACTACTGACAAATGGCGTTGACTTCAAACCTGAACTTGGACTCACCATCGAATATGACGTTACTTATGACGACACGGGGATGACACCTGCTACTGGGCTGAATGATCCTTCACCAATTCATACGTCTCCTGTGGTGAAACATATGAACTTCACGAACCAGGAATGGAGAGAAAAGTCCATTATTGATCGTGAAAAGATTGCCACTTTGAGAAAGCCAGGTAATAACTTGCAGCAACAGTGGGCAGAGGAGTATATGGTAGATCAACTGGTCAACTTGAATATGCGGCTTGAGACACGTTTTGAGTGGATGCGTTGGCAGTCCCTGACCGGCAACCTTATCGTTCCAGCAACAGCAAACAAACCTGCCAGAACGATTGATTACGGCGTCCCTGCCACTAACAAGCCAACGGCAGATGTGCTCTGGAGCAATACGGCAACCGCTGATCCGCTGAAAAACTTGGATGAGTGGCTCCTTCTATTCCGGGGAAGTGGTGCAAGAGGAGTTAAGATTCTGGCCAATAAAAAGGTAGACAGCTACATGAAGCAAAATGAGAAAATTCGCGAATTGATTAGATACACATATGGCAAGGATGTTGTAACTGATGGCTCACTTTCTGAAATTGTCAGCCAAAATTTGAGCGGGCTTCAGTATGAAGTTTACGATGGTGGCTACATTGATGATACCGGGACGTTCTACCCGTTTATTCCTGACAATGCCGTAATTATCATCGGTCAAGGCATGACAGGCTCCATTATGGATCTTGTTACAAGTCCAAATAACTATGAGGATATTTTTACAGGCCATACTGGGAAATTTGCTCTCACCAAACTGATTCAAGGTGACCCTGATCAATGGCAAGTCATCAATGGTGCGACTGTGCTGCCGCGGCTGAAATACGTCAACTGGCATATCTTCGCTACAGTGGCGTAA
- a CDS encoding head decoration protein produces MMQSQYNGAPGPGQVITQEFTEVLASTDLQAKLPGGILLKQGQGILKKGTVIGKITAAGADKDKAVAYSSAATNGSEVALCILDNDHDTTLSDIGASAWIAGVFDSSKLTGLDAAAKTALKLCYFV; encoded by the coding sequence ATGATGCAATCTCAGTATAATGGTGCTCCTGGTCCCGGTCAGGTTATTACTCAAGAGTTTACGGAGGTTCTAGCATCTACCGACCTTCAAGCTAAACTACCAGGAGGGATTTTGCTAAAACAAGGGCAAGGAATACTGAAAAAAGGTACGGTTATCGGCAAGATAACAGCAGCAGGAGCGGATAAGGATAAAGCGGTAGCTTATAGTTCCGCAGCAACCAACGGCTCCGAAGTGGCTTTGTGCATCCTTGATAATGATCATGACACAACACTTTCTGATATCGGCGCATCTGCGTGGATTGCAGGTGTTTTTGATTCATCCAAATTGACTGGCTTAGATGCAGCAGCTAAAACAGCGCTGAAGCTTTGCTACTTTGTATAA
- a CDS encoding S-layer homology domain-containing protein yields the protein MKKWVNVFTAGILATSVWASPIFAADSSHQVTKEESSTVSQPYGDMVNHWATDNVTKWSHRGVVSGVENARFEPNRPITRSEWAALLNRAFQIQPGQAASFTDVNKDDWFASTVTDAVYAGYMKGFEDGSFRPTQVLSREEAAVTVNQLLQISSSDTNKTFKDSTSLHNWSQKAVNAVVAAGIIEGYQNGTFQPQKSLTRAEAVTILDRAVNHFGAWYGESGTYGPSTGLDKQAGNVIINTTGVTLQNTEIAGDLIIGKAVGNGDVFLKNVKIHGQTYVYGGGEHSVHLNNSMLVSIIVNKVDGTVRLVAEGATSISEVKIKTGAALDVSQGASVDRVTLTNELPAKSNVSLTGYFHTVNVEAFAINVNIPNGQIDALNVADNATGTTIDTAKESSILSLVLNAAAKVIGLGSVDKAVVNAENVSFQTKPKSLTNGDKVSSDVKVTIGDSSKTLGLQGPTTSGGGGGSSSNSNEFDNSKKDDHKKSDDKKDDTPQAPEHNGGANISVPKKIVTVGESVYFTSSYDGTAYFSSEFIDYRNLQSLELGVESGEVLKMEVPANKTVSFATYDINHWNYPKNYEFDLTVYDKNSNFHSKEITVLDENEPLDQSPIFVQYPERKDRLDQFSFDYNRLLQLADGKTTEDIVQWSVGDSPFTPFTKENGTVRVEDNKVFILPKHLEDRLVYNFRLVTDAVVTSNGEFNKEFQTWGNRRTVRITMIQPIGDILKVKKGGDITFSLSDVSEVYLLNTFVWGGQGNYDDLVAENWGKKIIVTDDEVNKPVIISTGELPPGKYKLDVWDGQYLDLEIVE from the coding sequence ATGAAGAAGTGGGTTAATGTTTTCACGGCTGGAATTTTAGCGACCTCTGTATGGGCTAGCCCCATATTCGCAGCCGATAGTTCACACCAAGTAACAAAGGAAGAAAGTTCTACTGTATCTCAACCTTATGGGGATATGGTGAACCATTGGGCAACGGATAACGTTACAAAATGGAGCCACCGAGGTGTGGTTTCAGGTGTAGAAAACGCTCGTTTTGAACCGAATCGTCCGATTACGAGAAGTGAATGGGCTGCTTTACTAAATCGTGCATTTCAAATTCAGCCAGGACAAGCAGCATCTTTTACCGATGTGAATAAAGATGATTGGTTTGCTTCAACCGTTACTGATGCAGTTTATGCTGGATATATGAAAGGATTTGAAGATGGTAGCTTTCGTCCTACGCAAGTATTGAGTAGAGAAGAAGCGGCTGTTACTGTAAACCAATTACTTCAGATCTCTTCTTCTGATACCAATAAAACCTTTAAAGATAGCACATCACTGCACAATTGGTCCCAAAAGGCCGTTAATGCTGTAGTTGCAGCCGGTATTATTGAGGGTTACCAGAATGGTACATTTCAGCCACAAAAATCGTTGACTCGTGCTGAGGCGGTTACGATTCTTGATCGTGCTGTTAATCATTTTGGTGCTTGGTATGGAGAATCAGGAACATATGGGCCTTCGACTGGACTCGACAAGCAGGCAGGCAATGTTATCATCAACACAACGGGTGTAACGCTTCAAAATACGGAAATCGCGGGTGATTTAATTATCGGGAAAGCCGTCGGGAACGGCGACGTATTCTTGAAAAATGTTAAAATTCACGGTCAAACCTACGTTTACGGCGGTGGAGAGCATAGCGTTCATCTGAACAATTCTATGCTGGTTAGCATCATTGTAAACAAAGTGGATGGAACTGTTCGTTTGGTGGCAGAAGGAGCAACGTCCATTAGCGAAGTAAAAATCAAGACGGGCGCAGCCCTCGATGTCTCACAAGGAGCAAGTGTTGATCGAGTTACTCTAACAAATGAGCTCCCCGCAAAATCTAATGTGAGCCTTACAGGTTATTTTCACACTGTGAATGTAGAAGCATTCGCTATTAATGTAAATATCCCAAATGGACAGATTGATGCATTAAACGTAGCTGATAACGCTACGGGTACAACCATAGATACAGCAAAAGAGTCTTCTATTCTCTCGTTAGTTCTTAATGCTGCTGCCAAAGTAATAGGATTAGGTTCTGTTGATAAAGCCGTAGTTAATGCTGAAAATGTTTCTTTTCAAACAAAACCTAAATCTCTGACAAATGGCGACAAGGTAAGTAGTGATGTTAAAGTCACAATAGGCGATTCGTCAAAAACTTTGGGATTACAGGGGCCAACAACATCAGGTGGCGGTGGGGGTTCTTCTAGTAACTCTAATGAATTCGATAATTCCAAAAAAGATGATCATAAAAAAAGTGACGACAAGAAAGATGATACACCTCAAGCACCAGAGCATAATGGGGGCGCTAACATTTCTGTTCCTAAAAAAATAGTAACAGTCGGAGAGTCCGTTTATTTTACTAGCTCTTATGATGGCACTGCTTACTTTTCAAGTGAATTCATAGATTACCGTAATCTCCAATCCCTTGAGTTGGGTGTCGAAAGCGGCGAGGTTTTGAAAATGGAGGTTCCGGCTAATAAAACCGTCAGTTTCGCGACATATGATATTAATCATTGGAATTATCCCAAAAACTATGAGTTTGATCTGACGGTTTATGACAAAAATAGTAACTTTCATAGCAAGGAAATAACGGTTTTGGATGAGAACGAGCCTCTGGATCAGTCACCGATATTTGTACAATATCCTGAAAGAAAGGATAGACTTGATCAATTCTCTTTTGATTATAATCGCTTATTACAGCTTGCGGACGGGAAGACAACAGAAGATATCGTTCAGTGGTCTGTTGGTGACAGTCCTTTTACGCCTTTCACAAAGGAAAATGGGACTGTAAGAGTTGAGGACAATAAAGTCTTTATATTGCCTAAACATTTGGAGGATCGGTTGGTTTATAATTTCCGTTTAGTCACAGACGCTGTGGTTACATCCAATGGTGAATTCAATAAAGAATTTCAGACCTGGGGAAATAGAAGAACGGTCAGAATTACAATGATTCAACCTATCGGGGATATATTAAAGGTTAAAAAAGGAGGCGATATTACATTCTCTCTTTCAGATGTTTCAGAAGTGTATCTGCTAAATACATTTGTTTGGGGAGGCCAAGGTAACTACGACGATTTGGTCGCAGAAAACTGGGGTAAAAAGATAATTGTTACGGATGATGAAGTAAATAAACCAGTTATTATTTCTACAGGCGAGTTGCCGCCCGGAAAGTATAAACTTGATGTTTGGGATGGACAATACTTGGATCTGGAAATTGTAGAATAA
- a CDS encoding restriction endonuclease, whose protein sequence is MARRRRRKQKNSIEEAIAGIALIAPFFFIYSVTGSIGASVFASFVAVAMVIAFIFYRQMAAATRLRNSGIAEIDKMDGHQFEKYLGHLFRAQGYKAEVTQASGDYGADLVLTKNGQRIVVQAKRYSKNVGLKAVQEVYGAVAHYRASSAWVVTNSDYTEQAYRLARSNNVRLINREQLIEMIMQVKQKNSVTRKAG, encoded by the coding sequence ATGGCTAGAAGACGGAGAAGAAAGCAGAAAAATTCTATTGAAGAGGCTATTGCAGGGATTGCGCTAATAGCCCCGTTTTTCTTTATCTACTCAGTTACGGGTTCAATCGGTGCCTCTGTTTTTGCATCTTTTGTAGCAGTAGCAATGGTCATAGCATTTATCTTTTATCGTCAAATGGCTGCTGCAACAAGGCTACGTAATTCTGGAATTGCTGAAATTGATAAAATGGATGGTCATCAATTCGAAAAATATTTAGGACATCTGTTCAGAGCTCAAGGATACAAAGCTGAGGTTACACAAGCTTCTGGAGATTACGGTGCCGATCTGGTTCTTACAAAAAACGGTCAGCGTATCGTAGTTCAGGCGAAACGGTACAGTAAAAATGTTGGGCTTAAAGCGGTTCAGGAGGTTTACGGTGCGGTAGCACATTACCGTGCATCTTCAGCATGGGTCGTGACAAATAGCGATTACACTGAGCAAGCATACAGACTAGCAAGATCCAATAACGTTCGCTTGATTAACCGAGAGCAGCTTATTGAAATGATTATGCAGGTTAAACAAAAGAATTCTGTAACCAGGAAAGCAGGATAA
- a CDS encoding ArpU family phage packaging/lysis transcriptional regulator, which produces MAVAQEYSYREHQPTNTISKQTEEIAIFNVDKEAKFQAKDELLELAMSKLSSIQREVIQRSYLDNEGEFDYIIAGELHMSDRRLREIKQAALDTLAGMLRLTVLVENSVPASSVV; this is translated from the coding sequence ATAGCGGTTGCACAGGAGTATTCATATAGAGAGCATCAACCCACCAATACGATCAGCAAGCAGACGGAGGAAATCGCCATATTCAATGTGGACAAGGAAGCAAAGTTTCAAGCAAAGGATGAGCTACTGGAACTGGCGATGAGTAAACTTTCCAGCATTCAACGTGAGGTTATCCAGCGGAGTTACCTGGACAATGAGGGAGAGTTTGACTATATCATTGCGGGGGAACTGCACATGAGTGATCGCAGGTTAAGAGAGATTAAACAGGCAGCACTGGACACACTTGCCGGAATGCTCCGCTTAACCGTCCTTGTTGAAAACTCAGTTCCAGCCAGCTCAGTCGTGTAA